The following is a genomic window from Streptomyces chrestomyceticus JCM 4735.
TACCTCAAACGGCAGGGCGGCCAGAGCCAGTTCTCCGTACCGCTCAGCCGCCCCGCCGCCGAGCGCCGGGACATCGACGAGCTACGGCTGTGGATCTCCGACCACCTCGACGAGGATCTGTCCGCACCGGCCCTGGCCGCCCGGATGTGCCTCAGCGAACGGCACTTCGCCCGCGTCTTCAAACAGGAGACCGGCAGCAGCCCCGCCGCCTATGTCGAGGCGGCCCGTGTCGAGCTGGCCCGGCGCCTGCTGGAGACCACCGACTGCCCGCTCGACCAGGTGGCCGCCGCGGCCGGGCTCGGCTCGGCGGAGACCCTGCACCGGGCGTTCAGACGGCAGCTCGCCACCACCCCGGCGGCCTACCGCCGTCGCTTCCGTACCCGGGCCGGCTGACCCGCCGCACCACCGGCACACCGATCCGTCTTTCTCCCCTGGGACAGCGAGGCGGCAGCCCCTGCCTTGCCGTCTTCTTCCCTTTTCTGCTGATTCGCCATGAAAGGTTCCCGATGAACGCCACCTCCCCCGCCACGCCCCTGCGCGATGTGATCGGCCTGGACGGCCGGCCGCCGCGGCTGGGCGAGTCCGCCCTGCTCATGATCGACTTCCAGAACACCTACCGCACCGGCGTCATGGCCCTGGAGGGCGCCGACGAGGCCCTCGGGGCGGCCGCCCGCCTGCTGGAGCGGGCCCGCGCCACGGGCACCCCGGTCGTCCACATCGTCAACGACGGCGGCGAGGGCACCCCGTACGACATCCGCGCCCACATCGGCGCCATCAGCGACCAGGTCGCCCCCGCCGCGGGAGAACCGGTCGTCGTCAAACAGTTCCCGAACGCCTTCCACGCCACCGAGCTGGAGAAGACCCTGTCCGGCCTGGGCTTCGGGCCGGGCAGCGGCAAGGATCTGGTGCTGGCCGGCTTCATGACGCACATGTGCGTCGCCTTCACCGCACAGGGCGCCTTCAACCTGGGGTACCGGCCCACCGTCGTCGCCGACACCACCACCACCCGCGCCCTCGCCGCGCCGGACGGCTCCGTACTGTCCGCCGCCGCCCTCCGGACCGCGGCCCTGACCACGGTCACCGACCTGTTCGGGCTCGTCGTTCCCACCGCGGACGGCCTGCCGGCCTGACCTTCGGTACCGCACGGCCGTACGGTCCCCACCCCCGTTCAACCGATCGGGGACCGTACGACCCTGCTCCCCGTCCCCCGGGCCTCCTTCCCCCGGACCGCCGTACGCGTGCCCGTCGCGGCTCACTCCCGTACGGCGCGGAAACGGAACCTCCCCTTCCCCAGGGTCACTTCGGCCCGGCCGAACCCGGCGGCACGCAACCGCCGCGGCAGGGTCTCCGGCGGGACGGGCACATAGGTGTCGCCCAGATGCAGCAGACGGAACGCCGTACTCGCGCAGCCGTCACAGCCGGCGAAGACGCCACCGGGGCGCAGCACCCGCCGGGCCTCGGCGAAGAGCCGGTCCTGCTGTTCCGGGGACGGCACGTGGTGCAGCATGGTGAAGCACACGACGGTGTCGAAACCGCCGTCGGGGAACGGCATCGACGCCCCGTCGCCGTGCACGACCTCGACCCTTCCCGCATAGATGTCCTGAAGTTTCTTGGCGAACTCCGCGTCGACTTCGAGGACACTGAGCTGACCCGGTGCGCGGCGCGCGAGGACGCGCGTGGTGGCACCGTAACCGGGACCGATCTCCAGGGTCCCGGCGCCGAGTTCGACTCCGTCGAGGGCCCAGGGCAGCAGTTTCCGCTCCACCCCCCGGGCCCACCTGTCGGAACTGCAGATCCACTGGTGCAAGCGATTCATGGAGGCCATGTGGCGATGCTAAGAAGCGCGGAGGACGTCCACCACGAGGTAGGGGGACACGTCCTGTCGCGATACGGACACCTCGTCCCGGGGGCGGGACGCCGGAAGCGGCGGTGGTGGTCGGCACCTTCGTGGTCGCCGACGGCCAGTGGTACGGGCGGCACTGGCACACGACGCACCAACTGGCCTGGGCGGAGAAGGGAGTCATCGCCGTACGCGCCCGGGGCAGCACCTGGGTCCTGCCGCCGACCATGGCGCTGTGGATCCCGGCCGGCATCGAGCACGCGACGGGGGCGACCGGCCCGGTCGAGGGCCACAGCCTGTACTACGTGCCGGACCGCTGCCCGGTGCGCTGGACGGAGCCGACCGTCGTCGGCGTCTCGCCCCTGCTGCGCGAGCTGATCGGGTATCTGGCGGACGACAGCTTGTCGGCGTGTGCCAGGGAGCGCGCGGAAGCGGTCGTTCTCGATCAGTTGCGGCCAGTGTCGGTGGCGACGGTGCTGGCACCGCTGCCCCGCGACGACCGGGCGCGCCGCGTCGCACACGCCCTGCGCACGTGTCCGGCGGACGACCGGACCCTGGCCGAGTGGGGCGCGGAGGTCGGGGCCAGCGCGCGGACGCTGGCCCGCGCGTTCGCCGCGGAGACGGGGATGCCGTTCGGCCAGTGGCGTACCCGGGCCCGTCTGCAGAGCGCGATGCCGTTGCTGGCGGGCGGTGCGACGGTGGCGGCGGTGGCGTGCCGGGTCGGGTACGCGTCGCCGAGCGCGTTCGTGGCGGCGTTCCGGCGCGTGGTCGGGGTGCCGCCCGGGACGTACTTCTCGCCGTGAGGCGCACGGTTCCTCGCCGTGGGACCGGCGGCTTCCCGCAGACGGACGGTGGACCTCAGTCGCGCGGTACCGGACGGAAGGCGAGCAGGGCGATGTCGTCCGCGCTGTCGGCGCTCAGCGCGATGAGGAGTTCGTCGCAGAAGACGTCGAGCGGTTCGGCCGCCAGGGCGGTGGCGTGCCGGCGGAGCCGGTCCATGGCGTGGTCGAGGGACTCGTCGCGGCGTTCGATGAGACCGTCCGTATAGAGCAGGACGGTCGCATGCGCCGGGATCGGGTCGGTGGCGCCCGGGCGGGGCATGTCCGGTTCCATGCCCAGCAGCAGTCCGGAGCCCGCGTCGAGGTACCGGGTGTCGCCCTCCCGGGTCGTCAGCAGCGGCGGCAGGTGCCCGGCGGAGGAGTGGTTGAGCTGCCAGGGCCCGTCGGGGGTACCGGTGACCAGGCCGTAGATGCAGGTGGCGGTGGCCTCCTCGGACAGGCTGTGGTTGGCGACGTCCAGGCGGCGCAGCACCTCGTCGGGCGGTTCCTGGCGGTCGATGGCGATACCGCGCAGCATGCTGCGCAGTTGGCTCATGGCGACGGCGGCCTCCAGGTCGTGGCCGGTGACGTCGCCGATGACCACGGCGGTCCGGCCGCCGGGGACGACGAAGCTGTCGTACCAGTCGCCGCCGATCTGCGCGGTCGTGGAGGAGGGCGCGTAGCGGGCGGCCATCCGCAGATGGGGGATCTCGGGCAGTTCGGGCAGCAGGGAGCGCTGGAGGCGTTCGGCGATGTGCCGGGTCTCCTGGTAGAGGCGGGCGTGTTCGACGCCCAGGGCGAGGCTGCGGACCAGGTCGCCGATGAGGGGCAGCGACTCCTCGGTGAACGGCCGTTCCCCGTCGGTGCGGATCAGCGTGAGGGCGCCGAAGACGGCCCCGCGGGTCCGCAGCGGGGCGATGACCGCGCTGTTGGCCCCCACCCGTTCGAACAGTTCGCGGTCGTGGACGTCGAGCGGGCTCTTGACCTGGCTCGGCTCCGGGCCCTCGGTGAGCAGCAGCGGTCCGGCGCCGCGGAGCACCCGGGCCAGCGGCCCCCGTGCCGCGCCGGTCACCGGGGGGAGTCTGCCCGCGTACGCTTCGGCGGGCAGCTCCGTGGAGCTGTGGTGCGCCACGCAGAACCGCTCCAGCAGTTCGCCGTCGTCGAGCAGGTCCACCACGCACCAGTCGGCCAGCCGCTGCGTGAGGATCTTGCAGACCCGCTGCAGGCCCTCGTCCAGGTTGGGGGTGCTGCTCAGCGATTCCCCGATGTCGGCCAGCAGCCGGCGCTCCCGGGCCGGCCCGTCGGGCTCGTCGCTGTCCGCGTCCGTGATGCGCTCCGGATCGTCCGGCAGTTCCGGTCCGCCGGGCGGCTGCGCGGAGATGGCCTGGCTCTCCCCGGAGGCGAGGGGCGCGGGGACGGGCGGGGCGGTCCTGGGGGCGAGCTGGGCGACGTAGACGGTACGGCCGTCAGCCGTCACCTGGGTCTGGATGAACAGCCGGACAGGGACCTGCCGGCCGTCCCGGTGGAGCGCCGGAAGCGGCACCGAGCGGCCCAGGATGTGCGGCTGACCGGTGAGCAGCAGGCGGGTGAAGGCCGCGACGTGACGGTCCCTGAGGTGTTCCGGGATCAGTACGGTGAGCCGTTGGCCGGCCAGCTCGTCCTCCTGCCAGCCGAGCATGTCGGCGGCCGGCCCGTTCGCCACGATGATCCGGTTGTCGTCGTCGGCCGCGATGGTGGGCACCCTGCTCGCCCACACCTGGCTGGCGTCCCAGGCCACCAGCTCCGAGGGGCTGGCGCTCGGCTCGCGGGGCACCATGGTCCACGCGGTGGGCGGCCCGCCGGTGAGCTGGCCGGTGATCTGGTCGAGCAGCCAGCGGCGGAAGAGGCGGTTCTGGGGCAGGGACGGCCAGGTGAGCAGGCGTTCGTCCCGGGCCGCCTCCTCGGCCGCGTCGAGCACCCGGCCCAGGATGCGCACCGCCCGTGCGACGCCCGCCGGGAGGGAGACGCTCAGGGAGTGGACGTGGCTCGCCGACGGTTGCCCGTCCAGCGCCGCCGCCACGCCCGCGTTGATCGCGTGGTACGCGTCGTACGCGGCGGCCAGGTCTTGCGGGTCCACGCCGGTGTCCGTGCCGGCGGACGCGGCCAGTGTCAGCTCCCGCAGCAGGGCGTGCCGGTGGCGCTGGGACGCCAGGTACAGCGTGCCGGGCAGGTCGACGAGCGTCACCGTACGGGTCGGGCCGCAGGGCGGCGCGGCGGTCGCCCAGGTGGAGGGCGGTGGTGGCCGCCCGTCGAGCCACAGCTCGAACCACACCGTCTTGCGCCCGCCCCCGGTGTCGACGCCGTACCGGGAGGCCAGGTGCGCGACGACCGCCAGTCCCTGTCCCGGACCGGCGTACGGGTCGGACTCCCCCGGCACCGGCCTACGGCACGGCCGGCTGTCGCCGACGCCGATCCGGACCATGTGGCCGAGCACCCGGGCCGACACCTCGGCCTCCGTGCGCGCGTGCAGCACCACGTTGGTCATCAGCTCGCTGACCAGCAGTTCGGCGGTCTCCACCGCGTCCGGTGCGCGGTCGGCCAGAGCGGTCCGCACAAAGCGCCGGGCCTGCCCCACACTCTCCGGCCGCGGCGGGAACCGCTGCGAGGACACCGCCTTCGGCTGACTGATGTGGTCCATGCTTGTCAGTGTGCGGTACGCGACTCCCCGCGGCGCCGTGCTGCGAAGCTATCTCGTCAACGTGCGCGCCGGAATCCGTCGACTGGGTGAGGGAGCGCCGGGCCGCCCGCCGGTTCGGCCGGGCCGGGTCCCGTAGCTCCGGGACTCCGTGGTCACTCGCGGGGCGCCGCGTGCCACGGCTCGGGCACGGTGTTCCGTACGGCGGCCGTGCCGGACTGCGCCGGGACCGCCGGAGCCGCTCGCACCCTGGCGACCGCGGCTCCCAGGTGTCCCTGCACCGCTTCGGGCAGCGCCGCCCCCTGAACGCTGTTGACCAGTTCTTGAGCGAGGACATGCAGTTTGATGTTGGTGTGCTGGGAAGCGCTGACCAGAACGGACCAGGCGGCCTCCGGGCTCAGGGTGAAGGTGGCCATCAGGATGCCGCGGGCCAGGTCGATGGCCGGGCGGGTCCGCATGGCACGGCGTAGCTGTGCGATCTCCGTGGGCAGGTCCCGGGAAGCGTCCTCGCACCGGGCCGGATCGTCCATCGCGGAGAACGACGGACGTCCGCCGTTCCTGCTGGGGTTCAGGGCCGGGTCGGGGTGCGGCCCGGGGCCGGGCCGAGGTGCGACTCCGGGGCCGGGCCGAGGTGCGACTCCGGGGCCGGGCCGAGGTGCGGCTCGGTGGCCGGGTCGGGTTGCGGCTCCGGCGGGACGAACAGTTCGCGCGACTCCGTCAGCTCCAGCAGCCGCTCGACCGCACGGCTGCCGGAGGCGATGACGACGGACTTGCCCTGCACGACAGCCCGCTGCCGCAGTCGCAGCAGCATGTTGAGGGCGGAGCAGTCGCAGAACGTCACCGAGCCGAGGTGGAGGTCGATGCCCCGCGCCGAACGGTCCACGGCATCACGCAGACCACTCTCGATCTTCCCGCAGGTGCCCAGGTCCAGCTCTCCGTGCACCGACACCGCCGTACGGTCGCCACCCCGCGAGATCCCGGCCCGCGACAGGCTCGGTGTGTACGCGGCCGGCGGGCCGCCGTTCCCGTTGCCCGCAGCGGGTCCGTCGGGGAGGCGCGCCCTGTGCGCAGCTTCCGGCATGGCCTTCCTCTCCCGTCGTCATCGGCTCGTCCGCCGTCCATCTCAGGCTCGCCCATCGACAGACACACGTCAACTAATACACGAAAATCGTTGCGTGTATCGAGACGCGTGAATGTTCGGTCGGTAGAGTTGCAGCATGGATGGACTGACCGAGTCGAACAACGGGGTGCCCGAACCGCACAGCGGCTGGACATTTGTGACCAATCACGCCCGGGTGCTGGCCGCCATCGCCGACAATCACCACGCCCGTATCCGTGACATCGCGGCGCACTGCCGGTTGACCGAGCGCGCCGTTCAGAAGATCATCTCGGATCTGGAGCGCGACGGTTACCTCTCGCACACCCGCGAGGGCCGCAGCAACACCTATCGGATCGACCCCAGCAAGGTGCTGCGCCACCCGGCCGAAGCGGGCCTGACCGTGGCGTCCCTGCTGTCCCTGCTCGTCCAGGACGAGCAGGACCGCAGCACACTTCCGGAGGGCCGCCGGCACCCCAGTACGGCCTGAGGGGCAGCAGCTCCGAAGCGGTCGCGGCGAGGCCCGCGCAGAGCGCTAGGCCCCCGCCGCCGACCGGCGGAGGAACTCGATCCCCTGGTCCAGGGCCGCTTCCAGGTGCTCCAGGCTCCCGGTCGCGAGGTGGATCAGCACGCCCCCCTGGATGCCGGCCAGGAGGGCCCGTGCGCTGCGGCCGGCGTCCAGGGCGGCGTCGATCTCGCCCTGGTTCTGCATAGCGCGGATACCGGCGGCCAGTTCGCCCTCCCACCGGGCGTACAGTTCCCGCACCACGGCACGGGCCCCCTCCGTCGTCGGGCCGAGCTGCCCCATCACCACGTTGAGCGGACAGTTGGGGCCCTGCTCGCGGTAGCGCTCGACCACCTTGTCGCGCCAACTCCGCCAGGCGCTCCAGGAGTTCAGCGAGGCCAGTTCCGGCTGCTGGTCGCTGATCACGCCGGACGCCTCGTGGCGGGCCACGGCCAGCAACAGCTCGTCCTTCCCGCCGGGGAAGTAGTGGAACAACTGGCTCTTGCTGGTCGCGGTGCGCCGCATGACGTCGTCCAGCGTCAGGGAGAAGATGCCCAGCCGGCGCATCTCGGAGGCCGCGCCCTCGACGATGCGCTGCCGGGTGGCGGCGCCCTTGCGGGTCAGCGGCATGACGGTTCTCCCTGTGGTCGGAGGCCCGGGGGGCCGGGGCCGGCTGGGGACGCGGCAGTCAGGGTACGAGCAGGAGCTTGCCCGTGGTCCGGCGGGATTCCAGGTCGGCGTGTGCCCGCGCGGCGTCCGACAGGGCGTAACGCCCTCCGATGCGCGGGGTCAGCCGTCCGTCCCGGATCAGGTCGAAGACCTCTCCCGTGCGCTGGACCAGGGCCGCACGTGTGGGCACGTGGTGATGCACCACGGGGTACGTCAGAAAAATGCTGTGGGGGAGGTCGGTCGGAGCGATGGACGGGACGCCCATGAACGGCCCGTAGTAGGCATGAACTCCGTGCGGGCGCAGCGCCTGTTGCGAGGATCGGAACGTCGCGCTGCCACCTCCGTCGTACACCACATCCGCACCCCTGCCGTCCGTCAACTCTCCGACCCGGTCTTCGAAGCCCCCTCCGCGGGAGACCAGGACATGGTCGGCGCCGGCTTCCCGCGCCGCCGCCACCTTCTCCTCCCGGGACACCAGCCCGATCACCCGGCCGCCGCGCGCTTTGATCATCTGGGTCAGCAGCAGTCCGACGCCGCCCGCCGCGGCGTGCACGACGGCGGTGTCCCCCGGCCCTACGCGGTAGGTGGCGGTGGTGAGGTGATGGGCCGTCAGGCCCTGCAACATGACCGCGGCCGCGGTCTCGTCGGCCACGTCGTCGGGCAGCTTGACCAGCGATTCCTGGGGGATGGCGAGCAGTTCGGCATAGCTGCCGGGGTGGTAGAACCAGGCGACGCGGTCACCCGGCGCGAAGCCCTCGACACCCTCCCCGAGGGCGGTCACCCGGCCCGCGCCCTCGGCCCCGAGAACCGCCGGAGCGGCCCAGCCGGGGCCGCCGGACGTCCGGGCCCCGACGTCCATGAAGTTCACTCCCGCGACGGCGAGCCGCACGAGCACCTCGCCCTTCCCGGGGGCCGGGTCCGGTAAGGCGGTCCAGTTCATGACCTCGGGGCCACCGTGCCGGTCCATACGGATCGCGTGCATGCGCAGGTCCTTTCCCGGGCGGGCTCGCAGCACCGCCTACCGTCAGTTGCGGCGCAGCGTAGGACGGCAAAAATGGACCCACAAGTCCAGTTTTCACGGCATCGGCAGTACACGGCAGACATGCCCGGGTGTTAGCCTGGCGAGGAACTGATCTCGGATCGAGGAGACGCAACTGTGGCGGGTGACGACGACATCTCCGGGTGATACCCGGACCTGACGGCCGCCGGCCGGTGCGCGGAGCACCGCCGTGGTGGCTGCCTTGTCGTACCCTCCTGCCCGCTCTCCGGGCACCGGTGTCTGCCGGGCCCGTCGTGTTTTCCGAGGTATCCCCATGTCCGACGCTTTCGTCGTCTGCTCCAGCCTGTCCTTTTCCTGGCCCGACGACACCCCCGTCTTCGAGGACCTGTCCTTCACCGTGGGCACCGGCCGTACGGGTCTGGTGGCGCCCAACGGCTCCGGCAAGAGCACCCTGCTCAAGCTGATCGCCGGTGATCTGCGCCCCGCCGCCGGGACCGTCACCGTCTCCGGCACCCTCGGCCACCTCCCGCAGAGCCTCCCGTTCGCCGCCGGCCTCACCGTGGCCGAGGTGCTGGGCGTCGCCGAGGTGATCCGCGCCCTGGACGCCGTGGAGTCCGGCGACGTGGACGAGAAACACTTCGCGACCATCGGCGACGACTGGGACATCGAGGAGCGCACCCGCGCCCAGCTCGACCGGCTCGGCCTCACCGAACTGACCCTGGACCGCGGTCTGAGCACCCTCAGCGGCGGTCAGATCGTCTCGCTCGGCCTGGCCGCGCAGTTGCTCAAGCGGCCCGACGTGCTGCTGCTCGACGAGCCGACGAACAACCTGGACCTCGACGCGCGGCACAAGCTCTACGACGTACTGGAGGACTGGAACGGCTGCCTGCTCCTGGTGAGCCACGACCGGGCCCTGCTCGACCGCATGGACCGCATCGCCGAGGTGGAGCCGGGCGCCCTGCGGCTGTACGGCGGCAACTTCACCGCGTACGAGGAAGCCGTACAGGCCGAACAGGAGGTCGCCGAGAAGAACGTCCGCAACGCCGAGCAGGAACTCAAGCGGGAGAAGCGGGAGTTGCAGCAGGCCCGCGAGCGCGCCGACCGCCGGGCGAGCAACGCCTCGCGCAACCTCAAGAACGCGGGGCTGCCCCGCATCTTCGCCGGGAACATGAAGCGCGGGGCCCAGGAGTCGGCGGGCCGGGCGGGCCAGATGCACGCCTCCCGGGTCAGCGAGGCCAAGGCGCGGCTGGACGAGGCGGGCCGCGCGGTGCGCGACGAGCAGCGCATCACGCTGGACCTGCCCGACACCAACGTGCCCGCCGGGCGCAACCTGTTCCTCGGCGAGGGCCTGCGCGTCAGCCACGGCGAGCGGCCGCTGTTCGCCGGCGGCGGGGTCGACCTGACGATCCGGGGGCCCGAGCGCATCGCGCTGACCGGCCCCAACGGCGCCGGCAAGACCACGCTGCTGCGCCTGTTGCAGGGCGGTCTCGAACCCGACGCGGGGCAGATCAAGCGGGCCGACAGCCGGATCGCGTACCTCTCGCAGCGCCTCGACGTGCTCGATCTGTCCCGGACCGTGGCCGAGAACTTCGCCACGTTCGCACCGCAGCGTACGGCGGCGGAACGGATGAACCTGCTCGCGCGCTTCCTCTTCCGGGGCTCCCGGGCGCATCTCCCGGTCCAGGTGCTGTCCGGCGGCGAGCGGCTGCGCGCCACCCTGGCCTGTGTGCTGTGCGCCGAACCGGCGCCGCAACTGCTGCTCCTGGACGAGCCGACGAACAACCTCGACCTGGTCAGCGCCGGGCAGTTGGAGAGCGCGCTGGCCTCCTACCAGGGCGCGTTCGTCGTGGTCAGCCATGACGAACGGTTCCTCGCCCGGGTCGGGATCGACCGGTGGCTGCGGCTGGCCGACGGCGAACTGCGGGAGACGGCGGCCCCCGAGGTGTGAGGGAGCGGAACACGGCCCGGCCCGCGTCCGAGGGTCCACCCGGCGGGCCGCCCACCGCTCACTCCAGGAGGATCACCATGCCCCGACCCGCCCTGCTCGCCCATGATCTCGTCCGTACGCTGGGCACCCGCCGGGTCCTGGACGGCGTCTCGCTCACCGTCTCCCCCGGCCGGCGCGTCGGCATCGTCGGCGAGAACGGGGTCGGCAAATCGACCCTGCTGCGCCTGCTCGCGGGCGTGGACGAACCCGACGCCGGCCAGGTCACCCGCCCGGACGACCTGGGCTTCCTGCACCAGGAGATGCCGTTCGACGGTGCCACGACGATCGCGCGGGTGCTGGCCGACGCCCTGCGGGAGGCCCGCGCCGCCCTGGCCGAACTCGACCGGCTGACCCGGCTGCTCGCCGGCACCCCGGACGACCACCCCGGCCACGCGGAACTGCTGGACGCGTACGGGAAGCAGCTCGAACACGCCCAGGAGAGCGAAGCGTGGGATGCCGACCGGCGGGCTGCGATCGTCCTGGACGGGCTCGGCCTCGGCGGGTTCGGACACGACCGGACGCTCGGTTCGCTGTCCGGCGGGCAGCGCGGCCGGCTGGCGCTGGCCGCGCTCCTCGTACGCCGGCCCGCCGCCCTCCTGCTGGACGAGCCGACCAACCACCTCGACGACGAAGCGGCCGCTTTCGTGGAGGAGCAGCTCCGCGCACAGCCCGGCGTCGTCGTGGCGGCCAGCCACGACCGGGCGTTCCTCGACGCGGTCTGCACCGACCTGATCGATCTCGACCCGGCGGTGCACGGTCCGGTTCGCTTCGGCGGCAACTACAGCGCCTACCGTGCCGAGAAACAGGCGGAACGCGAGCGCTGGGAACAGCGGTACGCGGCGGAGCAGGAGGAGTTGGAGGCGCTGCGCCGCTCGGCCGGGGTGACCGCGCGCCGCGTCGCCCCGGACCGCGGGCCCCGGGACAACGAGAAGATGGGGTACGGCCACCGGGCCGGCCGGGTGCAGCAACAGGTCTCCCGGCGGGTACGCAACGCCGCCCGCCGGCTGGACGAACTGGAACGGACCCAGGTCGGCAGACCGCCGGAGCCGCTGCGCCTGCACGCCGGGGCGCTGACGGGCGCGCCGGTGGACGGTGCTCCGGCGGACGGTACTGCGGTGGACAGCGGCCCGGTGCAGGGCGCTACGGACAGCCCGCTCGTCTCGCTGTGTGACGCGCGGGTGCCCGGTCGGCTGGACGTCGCGCGCCTGGACATCCCCGCCGGGGACCGGCTCCTGGTCACGGGAGACAACGGGGCCGGGAAGTCGACCCTGCTGTCCTTGCTGGCCGGGCGGCTCGACGCCGAGCGCGAGGGCGCGGTGCGCAGACGGCCCGGCCTGACCGTGGGCCTGCTGGCGCAGGACACCGTGTTCGAGCGCCCGGACCGCACGGCACGCGACACGTACACCCATGTCCTGGGTGCCGAGCGGGCGGAGGCGGTCCCGCTCGGCTCGTTGGGACTGCTCGGCGTCACGGATCTCGACAAGCCGGTGGGACAGTTGTCGGTCGGCCAGCGCCGCAGGCTCGCGCTGGCCCTCCTGGTGGCGCACCCGCCGCACCTGCTGCTGCTCGACGAGCCGACGAACCACCTGTCCCCGCGCCTGTGCGACGAACTGGAGGACGCCCTCGGCGCCGGGCCGGGCGCGATCGTCGTGGCCAGCCATGACCGGTGGCTGCGCAGGCGCTGGACCGGCCGCCGGCTGCGGCTGCGCGCGGGCCGCTTGGTGCCCTCGGACGACACGTACGACATGCGCGGTACGGGAGGCAGGCCCCGGCCCGGCACCTCCGACCGGTGACGCGACGCGCCTTGCCGCGCCCGCTCGTCACCCGTCAGGATGGTGATCGTGAACACCGACCATGTCTTCGTCTGCGGGCACCCCGCCCTCGACTTCGCCGCGACGCTCCGCGCCCGGCGCACCGTCCGCTTCGAGGTGTTCGCGACGCCGGAGCGGCTGGAGGC
Proteins encoded in this region:
- the abc-f gene encoding ribosomal protection-like ABC-F family protein, producing MSDAFVVCSSLSFSWPDDTPVFEDLSFTVGTGRTGLVAPNGSGKSTLLKLIAGDLRPAAGTVTVSGTLGHLPQSLPFAAGLTVAEVLGVAEVIRALDAVESGDVDEKHFATIGDDWDIEERTRAQLDRLGLTELTLDRGLSTLSGGQIVSLGLAAQLLKRPDVLLLDEPTNNLDLDARHKLYDVLEDWNGCLLLVSHDRALLDRMDRIAEVEPGALRLYGGNFTAYEEAVQAEQEVAEKNVRNAEQELKREKRELQQARERADRRASNASRNLKNAGLPRIFAGNMKRGAQESAGRAGQMHASRVSEAKARLDEAGRAVRDEQRITLDLPDTNVPAGRNLFLGEGLRVSHGERPLFAGGGVDLTIRGPERIALTGPNGAGKTTLLRLLQGGLEPDAGQIKRADSRIAYLSQRLDVLDLSRTVAENFATFAPQRTAAERMNLLARFLFRGSRAHLPVQVLSGGERLRATLACVLCAEPAPQLLLLDEPTNNLDLVSAGQLESALASYQGAFVVVSHDERFLARVGIDRWLRLADGELRETAAPEV
- a CDS encoding ABC-F family ATP-binding cassette domain-containing protein; translation: MPRPALLAHDLVRTLGTRRVLDGVSLTVSPGRRVGIVGENGVGKSTLLRLLAGVDEPDAGQVTRPDDLGFLHQEMPFDGATTIARVLADALREARAALAELDRLTRLLAGTPDDHPGHAELLDAYGKQLEHAQESEAWDADRRAAIVLDGLGLGGFGHDRTLGSLSGGQRGRLALAALLVRRPAALLLDEPTNHLDDEAAAFVEEQLRAQPGVVVAASHDRAFLDAVCTDLIDLDPAVHGPVRFGGNYSAYRAEKQAERERWEQRYAAEQEELEALRRSAGVTARRVAPDRGPRDNEKMGYGHRAGRVQQQVSRRVRNAARRLDELERTQVGRPPEPLRLHAGALTGAPVDGAPADGTAVDSGPVQGATDSPLVSLCDARVPGRLDVARLDIPAGDRLLVTGDNGAGKSTLLSLLAGRLDAEREGAVRRRPGLTVGLLAQDTVFERPDRTARDTYTHVLGAERAEAVPLGSLGLLGVTDLDKPVGQLSVGQRRRLALALLVAHPPHLLLLDEPTNHLSPRLCDELEDALGAGPGAIVVASHDRWLRRRWTGRRLRLRAGRLVPSDDTYDMRGTGGRPRPGTSDR